The Humulus lupulus chromosome 4, drHumLupu1.1, whole genome shotgun sequence genome has a window encoding:
- the LOC133833147 gene encoding UPF0481 protein At3g47200-like has translation MTSENERSEVDFKFGNGEVASANSKLHEVIDELMRKKTNVERRLSGPDKVPQPKIQKVPQVLRDEQKNFETYYHPKWISIGPIHHGNPKFQLAEQRFKFLFAAEFVKNSGHQSQEHLYKKVMENIKVLKLCFDDEVLKEYYRKDGKDDEALGWMLFLDGCFTLQFIYSIMKDESMTHFEIKNDQVAFVLHDFFLLENQIPYLVLSLLMENSEKEFSENLEGSIKQFLSLSVLTPEKYGKPTMVPPKDYMPSSDEENPAEEKQQTFRKRSVTDLKTAGINSKQSKSSSSKDINSKQSKSSSSKDIKEQTFRSVMDLKAAGINLKRSKSSSLKDIKFSSRLFSAELELPPITVDDSMAPKFLNLIAFEMCPDNTKTEYEVSSYISFLDSLIDYPNDVKELRSSHVLHNLLGCDKEVAKLFNKMGRYLVPNPAVYEEVISQIEKHYHNKCLTWIAQVLNEHFSTPWTIVTFVAAFLALGMSVIQTYYTIYPRGE, from the exons ATGACAAGTGAAAATGAGCGAAGTGAAGTTGACTTCAAATTTGGTAATGGGGAAGTAGCATCGGCCAATTCTAAACTACATGAAGTAATTGATGAGTTGATGAGAAAAAAGACCAATGTGGAGAGGAGATTATCAGGTCCCGACAAAGTCCCACAACCGAAGATACAGAAGGTTCCTCAGGTCCTTAGAGATGAACAGAAGAATTTTGAGACGTACTACCACCCAAAGTGGATATCAATCGGTCCAATTCATCATGGCAACCCCAAATTCCAGCTTGCAGAGCAACGATTCAAGTTTCTCTTCGCAGCAGAGTTCGTCAAAAACAGCGGCCACCAATCCCAGGAGCACCTTTACAAAAAAGTAATGGAAAATATTAAGGTGCTGAAGCTATGTTTCGATGATGAGGTGCTCAAGGAGTATTATCGTAAAGATGGCAAGGATGATGAGGCCTTGGGGTGGATGTTGTTCTTGGATGGATGTTTTACACTCCAATTCATTTACAGCATTATGAAGGATGAGTCGATGACACATTTTGAGATTAAAAATGACCAGGTTGCTTTTGTGTTACACGATTTTTTCTTGTTAGAGAATCAAATCCCATACCTTGTCCTGAGCCTGTTGATGGAGAATTCGGAAAAGGAATTCTCTGAGAATTTGGAGGGCTCGATCAAGCAGTTTCTTAGTTTGAGTGTTTTGACACCTGAGAAGTATGGCAAGCCTACGATGGTCCCTCCAAAGGACTACATGCCA AGTTCTGACGAAGAGAACCCCGCCGAGGAGAAACAACAAACTTTTCGTAAGCGAAGTGTGACGGATCTCAAGACAGCCGGAATCAACTCAAAACAGAGCAAGAGTAGCTCTTCAAAAGACATAAACTCAAAACAGAGCAAGAGTAGCTCTTCAAAAGACATAAAAGAACAAACTTTTCGTAGTGTGATGGATCTCAAGGCAGCCGGAATCAACTTAAAACGGAGCAAGAGTAGCTCTTTAAAAGACATAAAATTTTCTTCGAGACTCTTCTCAGCTGAACTAGAACTTCCACCAATAACAGTAGATGACTCAATGGCTCCTAAATTCTTGAACCTGATCGCCTTTGAAATGTGTCCAGACAATACCAAGACCGAGTACGAAGTGTCATCTTACATAAGTTTCCTAGACTCACTCATTGATTATCCCAACGATGTGAAAGAGTTGAGATCATCTCACGTACTCCACAACCTTCTTGGCTGTGACAAAGAAGTGGCAAAACTTTTTAATAAGATGGGCAGATATTTGGTGCCAAATCCTGCGGTGTACGAGGAGGTGATAAGCCAAATAGAGAAGCACTACCACAACAAGTGCCTGACTTGGATAGCTCAGGTCTTGAACGAACATTTCAGTACTCCTTGGACGATTGTCACTTTTGTGGCTGCGTTTTTGGCTCTTGGTATGTCCGTTATTCAGACCTATTACACTATCTATCCTAGAGGAGAAtga